The Burkholderia sp. NRF60-BP8 genomic sequence TGGATCGACGAGCGCTATTCGTCGGTCGAGGCCGAGGCCGGGCTGCGCGAGCGCAACGTGCGCGGCCGCGCACGCACCGACATGCTCGATGCCGAAGCCGCGCGCGTCATCCTTCAACAGTATCTCGATCAATTGTCCGACCATGAGCCCCATTGACGCCGAGGCGCTTTACCGCGTCCTGCTCGACCAGATCCGCGCCGCGTACGGCACGGCGTTCGCCGAACCGGGCGGCCCGCGGCTCGCCGGCATTCATAGCGGCGGCGCATGGCTCGCCGAGCGCCTCGCGCGCGATCTCGGCGCACCGGCGTTCGGCGTCGTCAACGTCGCACTGCACCGCGACGACTACGCGAAGAAGGGGCTGCACAGCCAGGCCAGCCCGACGTCGCTGCCGTTCGACGTCGACGGCGCGCGCATCGTGCTCGTCGACGACGTGCTGTACACCGGCCGCACCGTGCGCGCCGCGCTCAACGAGCTGTTCGACTACGGCCGTCCGGCTGCGGTCGAACTCGCGGTGCTCGCCGATCGCGGCGGCCGCGAGCTGCCGGTCGCCGCGCGCTTCGCGGGCGGCACGCTCGACGTGCCGGCCGACGCGACGCTCGTGCTCGCGCGCGACGATACGCGGTTCACGCTGCACGCCGAGCCGCACGGCACCTGAACGACACGCGAACCGTATCCCGGGCCGCTGGTTTGCACCGCGGCCCGTTTGCATAGTTGGAATCACGCACACCATGACCACCGACACCACTGGCCGCACCGGCAATCCCGCGGCGGCCGCGAGCCCCGACCGGTTTCGCTACGGGTTCCTGAAGGGCAACCCGCAGCTCACGAAAAACGGCGAGCTGAAGCACCTGCTGTCGATCGAGGGCCTGCCGCGCTCGATCGTCAATCACATCCTCGATACGGCCGAGCAGTTCGTCAGCGTGACGGATCGCGAGGTGAAGAAGGTGCCGCTGCTGCGCGGCAAGTCCGTGTTCAACCTGTTCTTCGAGAACTCGACGCGCACGCGCACGACCTTCGAGATCGCCGCGACGCGCCTGTCGGCCGACGTGCTGAACCTGAACATCAATGCGTCGTCGACGAGCAAGGGCGAATCGCTGCTCGACACGATCAACAACCTGTCGGCGATGCATGCCGACCTGTTCGTCGTGCGCCACGCGTCGAGCGGCGCGCCGTACCTGATCGCCGAGCACTGCGCGCCGCACGTGCACGTGATCAACGCCGGCGACGGGCGCCACGCGCACCCGACGCAGGGCCTGCTCGACATGTACACGATCCGCCACTACAAGCGCGACTTCACGAAGCTGCGCGTGGCGATCGTCGGCGACATCCTGCATTCGCGCGTCGCACGCTCCGACATCCATGCGCTCACCACGCTCGGCGTGCCGGAAGTGCGCGCGATCGGCCCGCGCACGCTGCTGCCGGGCGGGCTCGAGCAGATGGGCGTGAAGGTGTTCCACAACCTCGACGAGGGGCTGAAGGGCGTCGACGTGATCATCATGCTGCGCCTGCAGAACGAACGGATGAGCGGCGCGCTGCTGCCGTCCGCGCAGGAGTACTTCAAGACGTGGGGCCTGACGCCCGAGCGCCTCGCGCTCGCCGCGCCCGACGCGATCGTGATGCACCCGGGCCCGATGAACCGCGGCGTCGAGATCGATTCACAGGTCGCCGACGGTCCGCAGTCGGTGATCCTCAACCAGGTCACGTTCGGCATCGCCGTGCGGATGGCGGTGATGGGCATCGTCGCCGGCAACAGCGACTGAGCCTGCTGTCGCGCATCCGATCCACGCATTCAACGCAATCAACGCATTCACAGACAGCGCATGAAGATTCATATCAAAGGCGGCACGCTGATCGACCCGGTCGCCGGCACCGAAGGGCAGGCCAACGTATTCGTCGCGGACGGCAAGATCGCCGCGCTTGGCAGCGCGCCGGCCGGTTTCAACGCGGACAGGACGATCGACGCGTCGGGCCTGATCGTCGCGCCCGGCCTCGTCGACCTGTGCGCGCGGCTACGCGAGCCCGGCTACGAGCACAAGGCGACGCTCGCGTCCGAGATGGCCGCGGCCGTCGCGGGCGGCGTCACGACGCTCGTGTGCCCGCCGGACACCGACCCCGTGCTCGACGAGCCGGGCCTCGTCGAAATGCTCAAGTTCCGCGCGCGCAACCTGCGGCAGGCGAACGTGCATCCGCTCGGCGCGCTGACGGTCGGCCTCAAGGGCGAGGTGATCACCGAGATGGTCGCGCTGACCGAATCCGGCTGCGTCGGCTTCACGCACGCCAACGTGCCGGTGCGCGACACGCAGGTGCTGCTGCGCGCGCTGCAATACGCGAGCACCTACGGCTACACGACGTGGCTGCGTCCGCTCGACGCGTTCATCGGCCGCGGCGGCGTGGCCGCGAGCGGCGCGCTCGCGTCGCGGCTCGGGCTCTCCGGCGTGCCGGTCGCGGCCGAGACGATCGCACTGCACACCATTTTCGAACTGATGCGCGTCACGGGCGCGCGCGTGCACCTCGCACGCCTGTCGTCGGCGGCCGGGCTCGCGCTCGTGCGCGCGGCGAAGGCCGAAGGGCTGCCGGTGACCTGCGACGTCAGCGCGAACCACCTGCACCTGATCGACGTCGACATCGGCTACTTCGATTCGCAGTTCCGGCTCGACCCGCCGCTGCGCGGCGAGCGCGACCGTGAAGCGATCCGCGCGGCGCTCGCCGACGGCACGATCGATGCGATTTGCTCGGATCACACGCCGGTCGACGATGACGAGAAGCTGCTGCCGTTCGGTGAAGCGACGCCGGGCGCGACGGGGCTCGAGCTGCTGCTGTCGCTGACGCTGAAGTGGGCGGACGAGACGCGCACGCCGCTCGCGCAGGCGCTGCGCCGCATCACGTCCGCGCCGGCCGACGTGCTGCAACTGCCGGCGGGGCGCCTCGCCGAAGGCGGCGCGGCCGACCTGTGCGTATTCGATCCGCGCGCGCACTGGCGCGTCGAGCCGCGTGCGCTGAAGAGCCAGGGCCACAACTCGCCGTTCCTCGGCTACGAACTGCCGGCCATCGTGCGCACGACGCTCGTCGCCGGGCAGATCGCGTTCGAGCGCCACTGAACCCCGTCGGACCTTCGCCATGAAC encodes the following:
- a CDS encoding dihydroorotase gives rise to the protein MKIHIKGGTLIDPVAGTEGQANVFVADGKIAALGSAPAGFNADRTIDASGLIVAPGLVDLCARLREPGYEHKATLASEMAAAVAGGVTTLVCPPDTDPVLDEPGLVEMLKFRARNLRQANVHPLGALTVGLKGEVITEMVALTESGCVGFTHANVPVRDTQVLLRALQYASTYGYTTWLRPLDAFIGRGGVAASGALASRLGLSGVPVAAETIALHTIFELMRVTGARVHLARLSSAAGLALVRAAKAEGLPVTCDVSANHLHLIDVDIGYFDSQFRLDPPLRGERDREAIRAALADGTIDAICSDHTPVDDDEKLLPFGEATPGATGLELLLSLTLKWADETRTPLAQALRRITSAPADVLQLPAGRLAEGGAADLCVFDPRAHWRVEPRALKSQGHNSPFLGYELPAIVRTTLVAGQIAFERH
- the pyrR gene encoding bifunctional pyr operon transcriptional regulator/uracil phosphoribosyltransferase PyrR; the protein is MSPIDAEALYRVLLDQIRAAYGTAFAEPGGPRLAGIHSGGAWLAERLARDLGAPAFGVVNVALHRDDYAKKGLHSQASPTSLPFDVDGARIVLVDDVLYTGRTVRAALNELFDYGRPAAVELAVLADRGGRELPVAARFAGGTLDVPADATLVLARDDTRFTLHAEPHGT
- a CDS encoding aspartate carbamoyltransferase catalytic subunit, whose product is MTTDTTGRTGNPAAAASPDRFRYGFLKGNPQLTKNGELKHLLSIEGLPRSIVNHILDTAEQFVSVTDREVKKVPLLRGKSVFNLFFENSTRTRTTFEIAATRLSADVLNLNINASSTSKGESLLDTINNLSAMHADLFVVRHASSGAPYLIAEHCAPHVHVINAGDGRHAHPTQGLLDMYTIRHYKRDFTKLRVAIVGDILHSRVARSDIHALTTLGVPEVRAIGPRTLLPGGLEQMGVKVFHNLDEGLKGVDVIIMLRLQNERMSGALLPSAQEYFKTWGLTPERLALAAPDAIVMHPGPMNRGVEIDSQVADGPQSVILNQVTFGIAVRMAVMGIVAGNSD